The Clostridium sporogenes region TTCCTATACCACCAGTTACTATAGCTATTTTCCCCTTTATGTTCTCTAAATCAAATCCGTTTCCTAAGGGTCCCATTATCTCAACTTCTTCTTCTGACTTTATTTTAGATAAAATTTTAGTTCCTTTTCCTTCTAATTTGTATAAAAATTCTATGGAATTATCATTTATATCATGTATGCTTATAGGTCTCCATAAAATAGGTTCATCTTGCCAAGCCCTTATCATATAAAACTGTCCTGGCTTTCCTTTAAAAGTACCACCTAAGGTCATTTTAAATATACCTGTTGATATACTTTTATTTTTTATTACCTTTACTTTAAAAGTTTTAGACTTTATTTTACACACCACTCTTTCTCGTGATCCAATACTAGAAAAATATATTTATGTCATGGCTACAAGCTCTTCATCTATTTTATTTAAATAGGAATCAACTGCTAATACACTCATCAATAAGTTCTTCTAGTACTTAAAATCACTTAATGTAAATCTATATAATCTGTAAAGTTTTTTTCATATTTATAACTTCTGCTCTCGCATATTCTTCAAAATTTTTTCCTTCTTCATCATATTTTTTATATGCAAGCAATATTCCCCTTGAAGAATTTATAATACCTCCATTACCTTCACTTAAATAAGATTTAGCAACTTCGGCTTTTCCTCCCTGAGCTCCATAGCCAGGTATTAAAAAAAATGTATGTTTTAATTCTTTTCTAATATTATTTTCTTCTGCTGTACATCCAACTACTGCTCCTATAGAGCTATATCCACAATTACCTAAAAATTCTTTTCCTATATTCTCTATCTTTTCTCCTACTTTGTTGTATACCTTTTTATTGTCTTTTAAATCTAAATATTGTATATCCTTTGAACCTTCATTAGAAGTTCTTAATAACAAGAAGGCTCCCTTATCCTTATTTTTGAAATAATCTTTATATGGTTCTAAAGTATCCATTCCCATATACGGATTTAATGTTATAAAATCACTTTCAAAATCTCCCTCAAAATGAGCTTTTGCATACATTTTAGCTGTAGCAGATATGTCTCCTCTTTTTATATCTGCTATAACTATACCGCCTTTTTCTCTTATATATTCTAAAGTTTTCTTGTACAAAACCATTCCTTTAATTCCCATAGCTTCATAATAAGCTATCTGAACTTTATAACAAGCTGACACATCAAAAGTTGAATCAACTATCCTTTGATTAAATCCAAATATAGCATCTTCTATATTGGTAAATTTATTTAAAAATCCTTTTGGTATATAACTTATATCTGTATCAAGACCTACACAAACACATCCCTTTTTTTCTACACTTTCATACAATTTATCTATAATCAATTTATTCATCCTTTCTTTTTCTATTAAAATTCACTATATACTATACATCCTGCTTTAAATGTAACTTTAATTCTTCCTTTAAGGCACATACCATCCATAGGAGTATTTTTCCCTTTTGAATGAAACTCTTCAGATTTTACTTTATATTCTTCTTTTGTATCTACTAAAACTAAATCTGCTTCTCTTCCTATTTTTATTTCTCCCTTATTTACACCTAAAATATCCGCTGGATTCTTAGACATTATTTGTGAAAGTTTGCTTAAACTAATATGATTATCATGAACTAACTTTGTATAACATGTAGAAAAAGATGTTTCTATTCCTGATATTCCCGGACTACCTTTTAGCTTATCTTCTTTACTATGAGGTGCATGATCCGTTCCTATGCAATCTACTATATCTTCTTTTATTGCCTCTATTAATACTTTTATATCTTCTTCTTCTCTTAAAGGGGGATTTACTCTATAAAAAATTTTATTTGTAAGGGCTATATGATGTGGTGCTACTTCACAAGTTACTTTTAAACCTTTCTTTTTAGCATTTATTATATACTCCATAGATTCTTTGGTACTTACATGAGCTATATGAACCTTACAACCTGTAAACTCTGAAAGAGCTATGTTTCTCCAAGTCATTAAATTTTCTGAAAGCCTAGTATCTAAATTTGTTACATCATGTTCCTCTGAGTGACACATTACTATAACATCTTTTTCTTTAGCTTTAAACATAGCATCTATTAATACCCTTGTGTTCATTACATCTTTTCCATCTTCTGATATTATTTTTACTTTCTTATCTATAGAATCTATATGACTTATATCATCACCAGAAAAATCTTTTGTAATGGACATACATTGATGAATATCTACTAACCCTATTTCTTTCCCTTTTTCTAAAACATATTCTACTTCTTTATTAGAACTACATATAGGTTTAGTATTAGCCATTAAGTTTACCATAGTATATCCACCTTTTACTGCTGCTCTACTTCCTGTCAATATATCTTCTTTATATGTAAAACCTGGATCTCTAAAGTGGGCATGCATATCTATGAAAGATGGAAGAAGAGTTAATCCTCTTCCATCAAATATTTCACAATTTTTATTTAAATTTTTTCCTAGTTCCTCTATAATTCCGTTTTTTATATAAATATCTCCATGGAAGTTTTGACACCAATCTATTATATTGACATTTTTAATTAGTAGTTCATTCATTTGTGCACCCCTCCATAAATTTTATAGTTTATTTATATCTCCTCCTGAATATATTTCGTCACAATATTTACATCTATACTCGCCATCTTCTTCATCTACTAAGTAAAATTCATTAGGTATATAATTTTCTATAGATGTTATGCAACGTGGATTTTTGCATTTTATAACATTTTCTATTGTTTTAGGTAGTTCTAACTTTATTTTTTCCTTTATTTTTTCATTTTCAATAACATCTATTGTTATTTTAGGATCTATAAATCCTAATACTTTATAATCTATCTCCATAATATTTTCTATTTTTATTATATCTTTTTTCCCAAGTTTTGAGCTTTCCGCATTCATTATAAGAGCTACTCTATAGTCTGCCTCTTCTAATCCTAAATATTTAAATATTTTTATACCATATCCTGCTTGTATATGATCTATTACTATACCATTTTTTATACTATTTATTGTTAACATATTATCTTACCCCCAATAATTTTGCTATTAAAGCCATTCTTACATACATTCCATATTTAGCCTGTTTAAAATAACATCCTCTTGGGTCTTGATCTATTTCATAAGCTATTTCATTAACTCTTGGTAGTGGATGAAGAACCATCATATCTTTTTTGGCATATTTCATCTTTTCACCATCTAATATATAACTATCCTTTAATCTTACATAATCATCTTCATTAAAGAATCTTTCTCTTTGAACTCTTGTCATATAAAGTATATCTAGTTCTGCCATAGCATCTTCCATTTTTGAAACTTCTTTATATTCTATATTATTTTTTTCTAATATTTCTTTTCTTATATAATCAGGAATTTTTAATTCTTCTGGGGACATAAAAATAAATTTATTGTTTTTATACCTTGATAGGGCCTTTACTAATGAGTGTACTGTTCTTCCAAATTTTAAATCTCCACAGCAACCTATAGTTAAGTTAGATAAATCTCCTTTTAAGGATCTTATTGTTAATAGATCTGTTAATGTTTGAGTTGGATGTTGATGACTACCATCTCCAGCATTTATAACTGGTATTTCTGAATACATTGCAGCTATTGCTGGTGCACCTTCTTTTGGATGTCTCATAGCTACTATATCTGCATAACAACCTACAGTTCTTATAGTATCTGCAACACTTTCTCCTTTTGCTACTGAACTTGAATTAGGCTCTGAAAATCCTATTACCTGTCCACCTAATCTAAGCATAGCAGCTTCAAAACTAAATCTTGTTCTTGTACTTGGCTCATAAAATAATGTAGCTAATATTTTTCCATCACATACATGTAAAAATTTTTCTGGGTCCTCAATTATTTCATCTGCTAATTTAAATACCTCTTCTAGTTCCTCTAATGAAAAATCCATTGGGTCTAATAAATTTCTTCCTTTTAACATATACAATTCCTCCTTTTTAATCTCTCTGGATTAAATTTAAAGGTATAAAAAATGCCTTCCTTTTTTTAAAGGAAGGCACAATTATACTCTAGTTTAAAATATTATATTTTCATATAATATTTATAATTATACTCTTTTTATAAAATATGCTTTTCTCTTCCTTTTTAGTCTCACAGGACTAATTTTAAAGGTCTTATAAAAATTTTATTAATCTTTATTGGTAATGTTAGCACAGAAATTAAACTAAGTCAACTATTATTTTAATCTTTGTGACATTAAGGCTGCTCCTATAGCTCCAGCATATCTCCCAAGTTCATGGGCTTTTACTTCTGAGCCTAATTTTTCTGATAATCTCTCTAATATGTAATTATTTTCACTTAATCCTCCAGTTAAAAAATATTGTCCATTATCTGAGTGTTTTTGACATAAAGATTTTACTTTTCCGGTTATAGAATCTAATACTCCATGGGCTATATCTTCTCTTTTCTTACCACTACCTATCAAACTTATAACTTCTGATTCTGCAAATACTGTACACATAGAGCTTATAGTTACATTTTCTCCATTTTTTGCCCTTTCGCACATTTCTTCTATGTCAAAACCCAATGTATTTGCCATTAATTCTAAAAATCTTCCTGTTCCAGCAGCACATTTATCATTCATAGTAAAATTAGTAACATTACCATCTTCCACTGTTATAACTTTTGTATCTTGGCCTCCTATATCTATAACTGTGCAATCTTTCTTAAATAAATAGTAAGCTCCCTTGCCATGACAAGTTATTTCTGTTATAGTTTTATCCGCATAAGGAACAGAAACTCGCCCATAACCTGTAGCAACTATTTTAGAATTTTTTTTATCTGCCCCTATTTCCTTTAATTTATTTTTAATTTCCTCTGCAGTTTTAACACTACTCCAACCTGTTGGCAATACAAATACATCCTTTATATTATCATTTTCAAATACACAAACCTTAGATGCAGTAGATCCTATGTCTATACCTATATAAAACATTTAACCCCACCTTTTCTATTAATTAAGCATAAAAATTTTTTATAGTTTTAGCTAATGAATGTAATCCTGAAGTCTTCACTCCATTATTTTCTATTAATTTTTTTATAAAATTTTCATCATTTTTATTATACATTATACATATACCACAGGATTTAGATAGTTCTCTTGGTGTAGGAACAATAGTATGTTTTATTTTATTCTTGCTAAGTAAACTATCCATTTTCATACCTTCTGTATGTGAAGGAAAAAGAATATAGTAATTTGTTTGCTCCATTTTATACACTTCCTTTCACAATATTTAATTATATGTATTAAAAAAATAGCCTAGTTTTAATATAACCCATATTTAATAAATATGTAACTAAAATTGAATAATTATTAGCTATACATTATATATTTATTATAAAACATGAGAAACCAGGAGAGAACCAAAACGGTGCATCTCCTGGATAAAATTTGTAGATGTAATTTCAAACTTTTTAAATTAATTATATTTTTAATCCTTTTTTATCTTATATCATTTCAAGGAATGCTTCTACTCTTGTCTTTATCTGTCCTGAATCTTCTGTTGAATAATCTGTTTCTATATGCATTATTGGAATATTCTTCTCTTTTAAATTTGCTTCTACATCCCTATGTTCAACTGCATAAGTATGACAGAAAGATAAATTAGTATCTATAACTCCATCTGCTCCATATTCTTTTGTATATTTTATTATATCATCTATTCTTCCTGTGTTTGGCGTAAAACAGGCACAATTTATATTTAAATATCTATCTGCCAAATTTTTAATTAATTCTTCTAAAGTTTCGCCCTCTTCTGAAACTTCCCCTTCAAAGTATCTAGTTCCTGTACAAGTTTCTTCTACTACAACTTCAGCATCTAAACTTTCTATTATTGAATGAAGCTTCCAGTTTGGTAGTGCCATTGGAGTTCCTGTTATTAATATTCTCTTTTTATTGCTTTCTTGAGAGTTTTTAATTCTTTCTTCTAATTCATCACATAATTCATGAACTTTTTCTGTAAATCTCTTTGGATCATCGTAGAAAGCTATTTGAGTTATTAATAAACAGTCTAATCCACTTATTGGTGATGGTTTATATTTTCTTAAATCATATAATCTCTTTAAGGCTTTTCTTTTAGCATTAGTTACTCTTATACCTTCTTTTAGCGCTTCTACTGTTATTTTATTGCCTGTAATTTCTTCGACTTTTTTAATAAGATCATTAATTTCTTCTCCCCATTTTTTGAAGTCTTTATCTCTTTTCATTTGAGGAAGATCCATTACATGTACTGGCACATATCCATCCAATATTTCCCATGCTTTTTTCTTTCCATCACATGTAGTTTCTCCTATAACCATATCACAGGATTGGAAATAAGGGCATGTACCACCTATCTTAGCGCCCATAAAAGCCTTTATAAGAGGACACATATTTCTTGGTAAAACCTTTTCTCCATCTTCAATCCAAAACTGAGAACCTGCACATAAACCAACACTTAATGCTTTTGCTGCTACAATAATTTCTTCAGGAACAAATACACAAAAAGTTCCTACTACTTTTCCACCTTTTTTTCTATGTTCGTCTAATTCTTGAATTCTAAGTCCATGAACTTCTGACACAACAAAATTAAAATAATTCATTCCCTCTGGTCTATTTTCTTGTGTCAAATATGTAGAGCCATATAATTCTGGTAAAACAGCACATAGTTGATCATGCTTCTCTAGATTTACCCCTAAATCTGTCCATAGTTTTCTATAATCTCCCATTAATAAAATCCCTCCAAATCAATTACTTCATATCAATTTTACCATAGTTAATATATAGCAAGTTATTTGAATATGTAATGGTTACAGTTATACTTATTATATTTTTTTATACAAATTTAATTTTCATATTATAACGTTTCTATAAAAGCCTCTACTCTAGTTTTTAGTTGGCCTAAATCCCTTTTAGAATAATCTGTTTCTATTTTTAAATAAGGTACTTTTTTATTATTTGTAACAAAAGTTTTTATTCTATGAGATTCTACATTATAGGTATGACATGCTTGTAATATAACTTCCACTACACCATCCACCCTATATTCATCTATTAAATAATCTAAATATTCTATTCTATTATCATTAGGGCTCATACAAGCACAGGCTGTTCTTAAATATCTTTCTGTTAATGCATCTATTGGATTTTTTTCTTCATCTACCAATAAACTTTCATCTTTTGCACCACTACAATTTTCATAACAAACTACTACTCCTCCATTATCTTCTATAGCCTCAATTACTTTTTCAGTAGAATCTCCTAGAGGACAACCTGTTACAAGTATTCTTTTAGCCTCTTTAGAAACGGGCCTTTCACCTTCATTATATTTTTTCATTGTTTCTCTTATTATATTGTTTATATCCTCTATTTCCTTTTCCTTATCTGATAAATATAAAGTTCCCTGTATTACCCTTCTCAAATTATAACCTGTCATAGGTGGTGGACAAAGTTTAGATAAGCTATAATAATCTCTTAAAGCCGTTCTTTCTCTATTTCTTAATTTAATTTTTTCTTTTAACTTTTCTTCCGTAATTTCTACATTCAAATTCTTTTCTAATTCCTCTTTAAGCTTTATAATTGCTTTCTTGTAATAATTATAGGAATCCTTTCCATATGGGGTTTGGGGTATATTCATAACATGCATAGGTTTCATTTTACTTAATGCTTCATACATTTTCTTTTTTCCATCACAAGTAGTTTCTCCTAAAAGCATATCTGAAAAATAATAAAATGGGCACTTTTCTGTTAATGCAAAACCATAACTTGATTTTATTAGTGGGCATAAATTTCTTGGCAAATGTTTTTCTGCATCCTCTATAGGTTCCTCATCCATTCCACAAAGCCAAGCCCCCACTGCTCCTGATGCAGCTATCACTTCCCAGGGAGCAAATCCACAATAAACTCCCACTATTTTTCCACCTTCATCTTTAATTTTCTTCATTTTTACAAATGAATCTCTTTTAGCTTCACTAAAGTCCTTAATAAAATCTGGTAATTTATTCATATAATATCTCCCTCTAGATAAAAATAGAATGCCTCAAAACATATTTAATTTTATATCTGCAATTTTAAAATTAAATCTATTTCATTTTGAGACACCCTTTCTTTTCTTTTATTATATTGTTATTATATGGTCTACTCCGGCAGAATCTAATGCTGCATAGCATACTGGGAAACAACCTATTGCCGCTTCTTTAATTAACTTGTCCTCAATTTTTCTTTCTTTAGCACATTTATCACAAGCTAATAAAACAAGCCCAGTTTTTTCACTTAATTTTTTTAATCTCTCTGCTGTTTCTGTACCCTCCATTAAAAAATATGTATTATCCATTATAAAAAACATTCCAACTACATCTGCACCATGCATTTCCTTTTCCATTTGTGGAATAATCATATTGGTTAAAATATTTTGAGCATGTGGTGACTCTAATACATAAGCTACTTTCATCTTAAAATCCTCCTAATTATTTTTAATTTAATATATTTATCCAATGACTACCCGCTCTAATGCTCCCATCTTCTTCAAAGTGGGAGTAAAGAGCGGGTACGTCATTAGATAAGGATTTCTAAGCTTCAGTGGGAGTAAAAACTCCCTCTGAAGCCAATAACTCTGTTTATAAATTTTGACTTAATGAATCCTTCAATATGTTAGTTAATTCCTTTTTTAATTCTAGATATTTATGGTTATCCCTATTTCTTGGTCTTAGTAAACTAATTTTCATATCTTTTATAATTTTTCCTCCCTTAGCTGCAAAAACAATTACCCTATCACTTAGGTATACTGCTTCGTCAACATCATGAGTTACCATTATAACTGTAGTTTTATCCTTTAACCATAAACTTTCTAACTCTTCTTGCATCATTTGCCTCATTTGAAAATCTATAGCACCCAAAGGCTCATCCATAAGTAATACCTCTGGTTTACTAGCTAGTGCTCTTACTACTGCAGTTCTTTGTTTCATACCACCTGATAATTGATTAGGGTATAAATTTTCTTTTCCTTTTAGCTTAGACATCTCTAATAAATAATTTAACCTATCTATAGATTCCTTTTTAGGAATTTTTTGTTGTTTCATAGGGTACATTATATTATCTTTTACAGTCATCCATGGGAATAATGCATAATTTTGAAAAACAAAGCCTCTGTCTGGACCAGGTTTCATTACCCTATTATCATTTAAAATTATTTCACCAGAATCTGAATTATGAAAACCTGCAATCATCGTTAAAAGTGTTGTTTTTCCACAACCGGATGGACCTAGTAATGTTACAAATTCTCCTTCTTCTATATTAAAAGTTACATTATCTAAAACTTTATTTTTTTTCTTATTATTTATGTAAGATTTACTAACATCCTTTATTTCTAACCTCATTATTGAACATACCTCCACTTAGTAAGTAACTTATTTAATTGAAGTAGTCCCCTATCTATAAAGAATCCAATTAAAGCTGCTAATATCATTAATGCAACTAACATATCTGTTTGCATTTTTGTTTGAGCTTCTACCATAGAGAAACCGAGACCGGCACTCGTTGCTATAAACTCCGCTCAGATTACAGACATCCATCCTCCACTTATAGCTATTCTAGCTCCTGTTAATATATCAGGTATAGAAGCTGGTAATATTATATTACTAAATATGCTCCAAGGGCCTGCTCCCATACTTCTAGCTGCATTATAATAATCTTTAGAAATATTTTTTACTCCAGCTATAGTATTTAATATTACTGGGAATATTCCTGAAAACGTAATTAAAAATATGGTAGGTCCATCCCCTATTCCGAACCATACAATTGTAAGAGGAACCCATGCCATTATAGGAACTTGCCTTATGGAATCTATAAATCCTCCTATAAGATTATTAGCCATTTTAAAAGCTCCCATAAAAAGACCTAAGGGAACGCCTATTATCATGGCATACATAAAACCTTTTAAAACCCTATTTAATGTAATAAGTAAATTGGTCATAATTTCACTACTGGTCAAACACTTTATAAAAGCTTTTCCTGTTCTTTTAGGTGTTGGTAATATTAGTTCATTACCATAATGTTCTGCCAACAAATACCAAACTATTATTAAAATAACCATCATAATTAATTTGTACATTAATTCTTTAATCCTATTTTTACTGGTTTCTTTTAATATTCCTGTTGAGGTATTAGAAAGAACTTTACTTTCAATTTCAGCCATTGTTCCACCTCCTCATTAGATAAGTTAATTTTCTTATAATCTTCTATAGAGTTTTTAATTCTATCTTTTCTTTTTAATTCCATAACAGACTTATTATAATTAGTTATAAACTCTTTAAATTTTTTATCCTTTTTAAACTTTTTCTTAATAACTAATACATAGCTTGTATAATTTTTATTTATACTTAAAGCTTTTTTTTGTCCATTTAACTTTAATGATTTTATTGAATCTATTATAATCCCATCAACCCTACCTTTTTCCAATGCATAAGGCAAAGATGAATATATCATCGGATATATTTGTACTTTTTCTCCATATTCATCTTTAATAATTTTTTCTTGATAAATTCTATTTTGTGTCATGGCTATTTTTTTAATTTTATTTTCATCCTTTAAAACAAATATGTCTGAATTACTAACTAAAGGACATATTATTTCAAATCTATCATCATTTTCAATTAAATTTTTAGCTGCTTCTGGACACATTATTGCTATATCTAAAATATCTGAGCTTAAAGCCCATTGAGAAGTATTACCTCAGCAGTCCTTTATAAAATATGGTTCAAAATTTTCATCTAAATCTGCATTCTTTAATCTATTATTATTAATCATATAATTTATAACAAGTCCAGATGAATCATCTGAAACTCCAATTTTTATTTTGGAATTCAAAGATTCATCTGGTAATTTATTTAATACTAAAATAAATATTATTAATATAGTTAAAGTTATAATAATTTTTTTTAAATCTTTCATATACATCCCTATTTTAAATCAGTAACACTAAATAACATTTTTGCTACACATACAGCTTCTTGGATATCTAAACAAAATATATTGTCTTCATCAATATTTGATTCTTTAACCCAGTTTCTATAATGTTCTTCACTACAGAAGAAGTACATTATATTTCAACAACTAGAGGCCCAACTATCATTTTTATTTAAATCTACATGTAGTACTCTTAAATTTTCAGGTACACATTTTTTAATTTCACCATTTTCAATAATAACTTCTATAGAATCATTACACATAATACAACTAGATTCTATCTTTATATTCTGTTTAAATGTAAAAGCTGTTCCTATAGAATCAACTGCACACATAGCATTTATTTCTCTACTATCTTCTAATTTAACTTTATAATTAGTATCAAAGGCACTAACTGGATAAATAAAATTTATATTTTCTTTTTCATCCATAACTAACACTTTTTTATTTTTTAACGATAATACTATATTTATAAATTCATCCTTTGTTACTCCAATATTACAAATAAAGTTATAATCTAGATTTTTTAAATTATAAGGTCTTTTTTCTTCTATAATATAGTCCATTATATATATTCTTACTCTTTTTTCTAAATAAGATAATTTTGAATCTATACTGTTTATAATCAATCTTTCCTTTTCATAATGCTTAATAACATTTAAATCTATTTCTTTATCTAATAAATTATTTTTCTCTAAGGTTAACATATATTACTCCCTTTTCTACCTGAACTCCTATTTATCTATTTCCATAGCTTTAACTTTCCACTCTTCATATTTCATTCCTACTGGGAAAACTGAATCTACATTTTCTTTTATAAATTTATCAAAATCATCTACTTTAGCTTCTTCATATACTTTTTTAGATATTAATTTATCATAATCAGGTTCTTCTTCTATTAATTTATATTTCATTAAAGTATCTATTTCTGTTTTAAAATAATCATCATTCATTTTCCAAGTTATAGTTCTTCCCTCACCCACAGTTTTTTTATAAATTGTCATAATAGCTACTTCTTCTGGGACTTGATAATTTTTAGCAAATATTTTTGCTGCTTTTATTGGATGTTCATAACAATATTTCATAGCTTCTACATGAGCTTGTATCATTTTTTTAGCTAGCTCTGGATGTTCTTTTTCAAATTTTGTATTCATAGAGTAAACACAACATTCACCCCATTTATCTTCTCCAACAATTTTATCTGCTGTTGCAATAATATGACCTGTCTTTTCATATTCCGCCATTGATCCCCATGGATCGCAACAAGTAAATCCATCTATTTTACCTGCTTTTAATGCTAAATATGCATCTTTGTCTGATCCAAATTCAACACAATCATAATTTTTACCTTCCGTAGGAATTCCTAACTTCTTAGCACACATTAACCAGGTTTCACTTTCTTCAGGCTTTGTTCCTATTCCTAATTTTTTACCTTTTAAATCTTTAGGATCTTTTATTTTATTAGAAACAACTAGATACATTGATCCACCTAAATGATTATTAGCTGCAACAGTTATAGGTGATCCCTTTGCTAATCCTCTTATTAATCCTGCATATCCTATATATCCTACATCCATTTTTCCTGCTGCCATGGCCTGAGGAACCTTTCCATTTCCTGATACATTAACCTTTAGTCCCATTTTATCAAATATACCCGCATCTTTAGCAACACAAGCAGAGGTCATATGATCACAATTATAATAGCCTAGGTTTACTGTATAATCCTTATCCTTTTCAGTTGAAGTTTCTTTACTTCCTTTAGAACAACCTGTAGCAATTAATGTTGTTCCTAGAACTAATGTACATAATAAACTTATTATTTTTCTTTTCTTCATTTTTAGTCCTCCTTAAATTAGCAACAATCTTTCATGTCTTCTCCAAATAGATTTATTATTTTACCTTTTTCTATTCTATAAATTGCATATCCAAAACTTCCATTTTTAGATCCTGATACTACAAACTCTATTGGTGGTTTTTTATCTATATCCTTAAACTCTATTTTTTGATTTTCTATAGGTGCTGAAACTTCATTTGTGATCTTATATTTTTCTTTATCACTTAATACAACTACCATAGAGTTTTTATCATTATCTTCTTTATAAATAACAATTAAATCTAATTTATTATCATTATTTAAATCTTTCTCTCCACATTTTAAAACTTCTTTATCTTTGTATTTGTGTTGAAAATAAAGTAATCTTTCATTATCACTTTTCACTCCTATATTTTTGCTTTGTTTAGGTTCATTAACATTCCTAGAACAACCAAATAACAAAAATACTATTGCAAACACAAAAAATATTTTAATATTTTTCATTTATCTTCACCTTTATTAAGCTGATATTGCTTTACTTATCTTTTTTACTTTAGGAAGCATAGCTTTTAAAAATAATACAAACATAATTAATGAACAAACATACTTCATAGGCTCTGGTGCTGCAAATATAAATTTATTAGCAGCCTTTATAGTATTTTGAGTTCTATCAAAACTAATAACAGGTTTAAAGTTAGGTAATATAATATTTGTAAAATACCCTACAATAAAAGATAAAGCTATTAATGTAGTAGTATATATAGCTACTGTCCTCTTACCTATTAACTTTCCAATACTTATAAGTTCCGGTAAATTTGATGCAGTTCCTGCCATCAAAAAAGTTATTGCTACACCTGGGGCTGCTCCGCTAGCTACTAATGCAGCAATAAAAGGTATATGTCCTACCGCACACACATACATAATGCAACCGATTACTGCTATTCCCAAAATAGATACTGCATTTGGTGATCCTAAGTATTGTTGTATAAATTCTTGTGGTACGAGAAC contains the following coding sequences:
- a CDS encoding double-cubane-cluster-containing anaerobic reductase; the protein is MNKLPDFIKDFSEAKRDSFVKMKKIKDEGGKIVGVYCGFAPWEVIAASGAVGAWLCGMDEEPIEDAEKHLPRNLCPLIKSSYGFALTEKCPFYYFSDMLLGETTCDGKKKMYEALSKMKPMHVMNIPQTPYGKDSYNYYKKAIIKLKEELEKNLNVEITEEKLKEKIKLRNRERTALRDYYSLSKLCPPPMTGYNLRRVIQGTLYLSDKEKEIEDINNIIRETMKKYNEGERPVSKEAKRILVTGCPLGDSTEKVIEAIEDNGGVVVCYENCSGAKDESLLVDEEKNPIDALTERYLRTACACMSPNDNRIEYLDYLIDEYRVDGVVEVILQACHTYNVESHRIKTFVTNNKKVPYLKIETDYSKRDLGQLKTRVEAFIETL
- the saoD gene encoding DsrE-related protein SaoD — protein: MKVAYVLESPHAQNILTNMIIPQMEKEMHGADVVGMFFIMDNTYFLMEGTETAERLKKLSEKTGLVLLACDKCAKERKIEDKLIKEAAIGCFPVCYAALDSAGVDHIITI
- the saoA gene encoding ABC transporter ATP-binding protein SaoA encodes the protein MRLEIKDVSKSYINNKKKNKVLDNVTFNIEEGEFVTLLGPSGCGKTTLLTMIAGFHNSDSGEIILNDNRVMKPGPDRGFVFQNYALFPWMTVKDNIMYPMKQQKIPKKESIDRLNYLLEMSKLKGKENLYPNQLSGGMKQRTAVVRALASKPEVLLMDEPLGAIDFQMRQMMQEELESLWLKDKTTVIMVTHDVDEAVYLSDRVIVFAAKGGKIIKDMKISLLRPRNRDNHKYLELKKELTNILKDSLSQNL
- the saoP gene encoding ABC transporter permease subunit SaoP (Most members of this family are selenoproteins with the selenocysteine residue at the channel-gating position.) → MAEIESKVLSNTSTGILKETSKNRIKELMYKLIMMVILIIVWYLLAEHYGNELILPTPKRTGKAFIKCLTSSEIMTNLLITLNRVLKGFMYAMIIGVPLGLFMGAFKMANNLIGGFIDSIRQVPIMAWVPLTIVWFGIGDGPTIFLITFSGIFPVILNTIAGVKNISKDYYNAARSMGAGPWSIFSNIILPASIPDILTGARIAISGGWMSVIUAEFIATSAGLGFSMVEAQTKMQTDMLVALMILAALIGFFIDRGLLQLNKLLTKWRYVQ
- the saoB gene encoding ABC transporter substrate-binding (seleno)protein SaoB, whose product is MKDLKKIIITLTILIIFILVLNKLPDESLNSKIKIGVSDDSSGLVINYMINNNRLKNADLDENFEPYFIKDCUGNTSQWALSSDILDIAIMCPEAAKNLIENDDRFEIICPLVSNSDIFVLKDENKIKKIAMTQNRIYQEKIIKDEYGEKVQIYPMIYSSLPYALEKGRVDGIIIDSIKSLKLNGQKKALSINKNYTSYVLVIKKKFKKDKKFKEFITNYNKSVMELKRKDRIKNSIEDYKKINLSNEEVEQWLKLKVKFFLIPQQEY
- the saoL gene encoding MerB-like organometallic lyase SaoL translates to MLTLEKNNLLDKEIDLNVIKHYEKERLIINSIDSKLSYLEKRVRIYIMDYIIEEKRPYNLKNLDYNFICNIGVTKDEFINIVLSLKNKKVLVMDEKENINFIYPVSAFDTNYKVKLEDSREINAMCAVDSIGTAFTFKQNIKIESSCIMCNDSIEVIIENGEIKKCVPENLRVLHVDLNKNDSWASSCUNIMYFFCSEEHYRNWVKESNIDEDNIFCLDIQEAVCVAKMLFSVTDLK